A portion of the Deinococcus peraridilitoris DSM 19664 genome contains these proteins:
- a CDS encoding PQQ-binding-like beta-propeller repeat protein — translation MESSPGPALLTGRYVLGELIGEGGSAKVYRATDTALARDVAVKLLHAHVLENDRRRFEREIRTLARVSHPGVVAIHDLGRDGQGQLFFTMQLLLGGPLSVLGPLDGAPQTLQQFFEAATFVARTLDFVHAKGVIHRDLTPHNILLGEDGIPRVMDFGLVYLSEGTRDLTRAGYTLGTPQYMAPEQAKGGFVGPHSDLYALGAVLYRVATGRPPFDGESDQAVLYQHVYERPTPPHEVNPAVPLALSHTLLQLLEKRPEVRPESGAHLAELLRLARDDEGRRSSGGQFRGGWGRAGEYQGGPRDPASLRERWSVTLGGEVTWPAAVTAGGPVIAVGTRRSRLSLVDRSGRRYADLSAADEVTAPATVEEDHAVYGSWDGSLRRVTLEGGEERWRHKTRAEITGAPTLWQAHYLVTSRDGHLHCVGRERGDLQWAYRAGAPIAASPVIWAGTAFVADEEGWIHAVDASLGSVLWKVQLSTVHATPALAHLGPREAALIVPAWNGEAHALHLTLQQGRPTLAEEPLLWIYDLEHEMWASPAADTQRVYLATWDGTVHALTLRGADEVWTRKLQGRVTASPVLAAGTLYVASEAGEVEALSARTGEVLWSARFEHGVQATPLVHDGTLYVAFMNGTLRAFR, via the coding sequence ATGGAGTCTTCGCCCGGCCCGGCCCTGCTGACCGGACGCTACGTGCTCGGCGAACTGATCGGTGAGGGCGGCAGTGCGAAGGTCTACCGCGCGACCGACACTGCCCTGGCCCGCGATGTCGCGGTGAAGCTCCTGCACGCGCACGTGCTGGAAAATGACCGGCGACGTTTCGAGCGTGAAATCCGGACGCTCGCGCGCGTATCGCATCCTGGCGTGGTGGCCATTCACGATTTGGGCCGTGATGGGCAAGGCCAACTGTTTTTCACCATGCAGTTGTTGCTGGGCGGACCCCTCAGCGTGCTCGGACCCCTCGACGGCGCGCCCCAGACGCTGCAGCAGTTCTTCGAAGCGGCCACGTTCGTCGCGCGGACCCTCGACTTCGTGCACGCCAAAGGCGTGATTCACCGCGACCTGACCCCGCACAACATCCTGCTGGGCGAGGACGGCATTCCCCGGGTCATGGACTTCGGCCTCGTGTACCTCTCCGAAGGCACCCGGGACCTGACCCGCGCCGGCTACACGCTGGGTACCCCGCAGTACATGGCGCCCGAACAGGCCAAGGGAGGCTTCGTCGGTCCACACAGCGACCTCTACGCCCTCGGCGCGGTGTTGTACCGGGTGGCCACCGGGCGACCTCCTTTCGACGGTGAAAGCGATCAGGCCGTGCTGTACCAGCACGTCTACGAACGCCCGACACCCCCTCACGAAGTCAACCCGGCCGTACCTCTGGCCTTGTCTCACACCCTGCTGCAACTGCTGGAAAAACGCCCCGAGGTGCGCCCCGAAAGCGGCGCGCACCTCGCCGAACTGCTCCGCCTCGCACGTGATGACGAAGGACGACGGTCCTCCGGGGGGCAGTTTCGAGGTGGTTGGGGGCGTGCAGGCGAGTACCAGGGAGGGCCTCGCGACCCCGCCTCCCTGCGCGAACGCTGGAGCGTCACTCTGGGCGGCGAGGTTACCTGGCCTGCAGCCGTGACGGCGGGGGGTCCGGTGATTGCGGTGGGCACCCGACGCAGCCGCCTTTCGCTGGTGGACCGTTCGGGTCGGCGCTACGCTGACCTGAGCGCCGCGGACGAGGTCACGGCGCCCGCGACCGTCGAAGAGGACCACGCCGTGTATGGCTCCTGGGACGGCAGTTTGCGCCGCGTCACGCTGGAAGGGGGCGAGGAGCGCTGGCGGCACAAGACCCGTGCGGAGATCACCGGAGCCCCCACGTTGTGGCAGGCCCATTACCTCGTCACCTCGCGCGACGGTCACCTGCATTGCGTGGGCCGCGAACGGGGTGATCTGCAGTGGGCATACCGTGCGGGTGCGCCCATCGCCGCCAGTCCGGTGATCTGGGCCGGCACGGCCTTTGTGGCCGACGAGGAAGGCTGGATTCATGCCGTTGACGCCAGCCTGGGCAGCGTGCTGTGGAAGGTGCAGCTGAGCACGGTCCACGCCACCCCGGCCCTGGCCCACCTCGGCCCGCGCGAAGCAGCCTTGATCGTGCCCGCGTGGAACGGCGAGGCGCACGCACTGCACCTGACCCTGCAGCAAGGGCGGCCCACCCTGGCCGAGGAGCCACTGCTCTGGATCTATGACCTCGAACACGAGATGTGGGCGTCTCCGGCAGCCGACACGCAACGTGTCTACCTGGCCACCTGGGACGGCACTGTGCACGCGCTGACCTTGCGCGGCGCCGATGAGGTGTGGACCCGCAAGCTGCAGGGCCGCGTCACGGCCAGCCCGGTGCTGGCGGCGGGCACGCTGTACGTTGCCAGCGAGGCCGGCGAGGTCGAGGCTCTCTCGGCGCGTACCGGCGAGGTGCTGTGGTCGGCCCGCTTCGAGCACGGCGTGCAGGCCACGCCACTGGTGCATGATGGGACGCTTTATGTTGCCTTCATGAACGGTACGTTGCGGGCTTTCCGGTAG
- a CDS encoding Sec-independent protein translocase subunit TatA/TatB, with translation MFGLGPAEIIVILLIALVVFGPKKLPEMGKSLGQGIREFRRSTSGIKEELESSFRDDPKSVASTEAPVTQTVIAPSDSVPEIEKRPQA, from the coding sequence ATGTTTGGTCTCGGACCCGCAGAAATTATCGTGATCCTGCTCATCGCCCTGGTTGTTTTTGGACCCAAGAAGTTGCCCGAAATGGGCAAGAGTCTCGGTCAGGGCATTCGTGAATTCCGGCGCAGCACCTCGGGCATCAAGGAAGAACTGGAGTCGAGCTTCCGCGACGATCCCAAGTCGGTGGCCAGCACCGAAGCGCCCGTCACCCAGACGGTCATCGCCCCCAGCGACAGCGTTCCGGAGATCGAAAAGCGTCCTCAGGCCTGA
- a CDS encoding DedA family protein — MIKTFSYVGLFGIVFAETGLLIGFFLPGDTLLLTAGIFAARGDVTLFGVILSCFLGAVIGNSVGYYIGHRFGPAVFSRQDSRIFKPEYVEKTRGYFERYGALTLIISRFVPIVRTFVPTMAGAGRMDFRLFTLYNVIGALIWCTTVPAAGYYLGRLFPPEVLDKYILAIILGVIVVSGLSVAVELLRRRVKAS; from the coding sequence TTGATCAAAACCTTTTCGTATGTAGGACTCTTTGGCATCGTTTTTGCTGAAACGGGTCTGTTGATCGGCTTTTTCCTTCCCGGGGACACGTTGCTCCTGACGGCAGGTATCTTCGCTGCCCGCGGTGACGTCACGCTGTTCGGCGTCATCCTCTCCTGCTTTCTGGGCGCGGTCATCGGCAACTCGGTCGGTTACTACATCGGGCACCGCTTCGGTCCCGCTGTGTTTTCACGGCAGGACAGCCGCATCTTCAAACCCGAATACGTCGAGAAAACCCGCGGCTATTTCGAGCGTTACGGCGCCCTGACCCTGATCATTTCGCGCTTTGTGCCCATCGTCCGGACGTTCGTGCCCACCATGGCGGGAGCCGGGCGCATGGATTTCCGCCTGTTCACGCTGTACAACGTGATCGGCGCCCTGATCTGGTGCACCACCGTGCCGGCCGCCGGCTATTACCTCGGGCGGCTCTTTCCGCCGGAAGTGCTCGACAAATACATCCTGGCGATCATTCTCGGTGTCATCGTGGTGTCCGGACTGTCGGTCGCGGTAGAGCTGCTTCGCCGTCGGGTCAAGGCGTCCTGA
- a CDS encoding YifB family Mg chelatase-like AAA ATPase translates to MLATATSVALVGVDALPVTVEVDVSPGLPAFNVVGLPDQAVSEARERVRAAIRNSGLPFPAARITVNLAPADLRKEGPVFDLPIALGLLAASGHLPPQALHHLLTAGELALDGSLRTIPGAVNLAIKADSLGAQVLVPLGNASEAALIEGTQVFGAGTLLEALSHLLGTAPIAPTQAVLPPPSTDCRVCLSDIKGQAQAKRALEIALAGGHNLLLIGSPGSGKTMLARRAASLLPPLSRAEALEVMRIHSAAGLLTSRHNLRSEPPYRAPHSTVSDAGLIGGGSVPKPGEVSLAHRGVLFLDEFPEFSRKALESLRQPLEDGCPV, encoded by the coding sequence ATGCTGGCAACTGCAACCAGTGTCGCCCTGGTGGGCGTGGACGCCCTGCCCGTCACGGTCGAGGTCGATGTCTCTCCCGGTCTGCCGGCTTTCAACGTAGTGGGACTGCCCGACCAGGCCGTCAGCGAAGCGCGTGAACGGGTACGGGCCGCCATTCGCAACAGCGGTCTGCCGTTTCCGGCAGCGCGCATCACCGTGAACCTGGCCCCGGCAGACCTGCGCAAGGAAGGCCCGGTGTTCGATCTGCCCATCGCCCTGGGCCTGCTGGCCGCCAGTGGCCACCTGCCCCCGCAGGCGCTGCACCACCTGCTGACAGCGGGGGAGCTGGCACTGGACGGCAGTTTGCGGACAATTCCTGGCGCCGTCAACCTGGCGATCAAAGCCGACAGCCTGGGGGCGCAGGTGCTGGTGCCGCTCGGCAACGCTTCAGAAGCAGCCCTGATCGAGGGGACACAGGTGTTCGGGGCGGGCACGCTGCTCGAAGCCCTGAGTCACCTGCTGGGAACAGCGCCCATCGCGCCGACGCAGGCGGTGCTGCCTCCTCCCTCCACCGATTGCAGGGTGTGTCTCAGCGACATCAAAGGGCAGGCGCAAGCCAAACGGGCCCTCGAAATTGCGCTGGCAGGCGGACACAACCTGCTGCTGATCGGCTCACCGGGCAGTGGAAAGACCATGCTGGCACGGCGGGCGGCGTCGCTGCTGCCTCCCCTCAGCCGTGCCGAGGCACTGGAAGTGATGCGCATTCACAGCGCAGCCGGCCTGCTGACCAGCCGCCACAACCTGCGCAGTGAGCCTCCCTACCGGGCACCACACTCGACGGTTTCCGACGCCGGGCTGATTGGCGGAGGCAGTGTGCCCAAACCTGGTGAGGTCAGCCTCGCCCACCGGGGCGTGCTGTTTCTCGACGAGTTCCCGGAATTTTCGCGCAAAGCGCTCGAAAGCCTGCGTCAGCCCCTCGAAGACGGCTGTCCAGTTTGA
- a CDS encoding helix-turn-helix domain-containing protein yields MLRVRLRELLHDNDVSAYRLAQEVKTIKPAQLYAIVRGDRLPSLDTVDDILNALARITKKTFTPNDVLEYEPD; encoded by the coding sequence GTGCTCAGAGTCCGCCTGCGCGAACTCCTCCACGACAACGACGTGTCCGCCTACCGTCTCGCGCAGGAGGTCAAAACCATCAAACCCGCCCAGCTCTACGCCATCGTCCGTGGAGACCGCTTACCCAGCCTCGACACGGTCGATGACATCCTCAACGCTCTCGCGAGGATCACCAAAAAAACTTTTACGCCCAACGATGTACTGGAGTATGAACCCGACTGA
- a CDS encoding DNA cytosine methyltransferase, with the protein MTLTVGSLFSGIGGLELGLEWAGMRTIWQCEIDPFARAVLEKHWPNVPRFTDVRDITAATVPRPDVLCGGFPCQPHSSAGKRLASDDERDLWGEYARIIGELEPQWVVAENVPGLLSSEAGRFFGRVLRDLAALGYDAEWDCIPAAAVGAPHIRDRVFIVAYPRGSGREGYAELHRQTPPRVYGQHRSDLDGLGEAQHRAQEAHTVLRGMDDVASRRVDRLRTIGNAVSPKVAQVIGQRIIAAHTALLQDNNSERTP; encoded by the coding sequence ATGACACTCACCGTAGGCTCGCTCTTTTCAGGCATCGGAGGTCTGGAACTCGGCCTGGAATGGGCCGGGATGCGGACCATCTGGCAATGCGAAATCGACCCCTTCGCCCGCGCGGTGCTGGAAAAGCACTGGCCGAACGTCCCGAGGTTCACCGATGTACGAGACATCACCGCCGCCACTGTTCCCCGACCTGATGTCCTCTGTGGAGGATTCCCCTGCCAACCCCACAGCAGCGCCGGCAAGCGGCTCGCGAGTGACGACGAACGCGACCTCTGGGGTGAGTACGCCCGAATCATTGGCGAGCTTGAGCCTCAATGGGTCGTGGCTGAAAACGTACCAGGGCTTTTATCAAGCGAAGCTGGACGGTTCTTTGGAAGAGTTCTCCGGGACTTGGCCGCGCTCGGGTATGACGCGGAGTGGGACTGCATACCGGCTGCAGCCGTCGGTGCCCCGCACATCCGTGACCGCGTGTTCATTGTTGCCTACCCCCGTGGCAGTGGACGCGAAGGATACGCGGAACTGCACCGTCAAACGCCGCCCAGGGTCTACGGCCAGCATCGGAGTGACCTTGACGGACTGGGTGAGGCTCAACACCGAGCGCAAGAGGCTCACACCGTCCTTCGTGGAATGGATGATGTTGCTTCCCGCCGAGTGGACCGACTTAGGACCATCGGTAACGCCGTCTCGCCCAAAGTCGCGCAAGTTATCGGGCAGCGAATCATAGCTGCCCACACCGCCCTACTACAGGACAACAACAGCGAAAGGACACCATGA
- a CDS encoding DUF5662 family protein, translating into MTYDSRPDTHEHINQVRAYLMRATHELLYRSEEHDRSKLLSPEVEVFNRVTPRLRELTYGSAEYKASLAEMGEALTHHYQHNRHHPEYHENGIKDMNLIDVLEMLCDWAAACKRHADGDIYKSIRMNAERFGFSAEFERLLNNTVEALDLRA; encoded by the coding sequence ATGACCTACGATTCACGACCCGACACGCACGAACACATCAACCAAGTCCGCGCCTACCTCATGCGCGCCACGCACGAACTCCTCTACCGCAGCGAAGAACACGACCGCAGCAAACTCCTCAGCCCCGAAGTCGAAGTCTTCAACCGGGTCACGCCACGACTGCGAGAACTGACGTACGGCTCAGCAGAGTACAAAGCCAGCCTCGCAGAGATGGGAGAAGCCCTCACGCACCACTACCAGCACAACCGGCACCACCCGGAGTACCACGAGAACGGCATCAAGGACATGAACCTGATTGACGTGCTGGAGATGCTGTGCGACTGGGCGGCAGCGTGCAAGCGTCATGCGGATGGCGACATCTACAAGTCCATCCGCATGAACGCTGAGCGCTTTGGGTTCAGCGCTGAGTTCGAGCGGCTGCTGAATAACACCGTCGAAGCGCTCGACCTTCGCGCCTGA
- a CDS encoding DUF1653 domain-containing protein, which yields MKGHGPHPLWRHKKTGGIYEEIARGRLEHDETPVVVYRHCLKAEVWVRPEAEFMDGRFEPLG from the coding sequence ATGAAAGGACACGGCCCCCATCCGCTTTGGCGTCACAAAAAGACAGGCGGCATTTACGAGGAAATCGCGCGTGGCCGCCTTGAACACGATGAAACCCCCGTGGTGGTGTACCGACACTGCCTGAAGGCTGAAGTGTGGGTGCGCCCAGAGGCAGAGTTCATGGACGGTCGCTTCGAGCCACTGGGCTAA
- a CDS encoding tyrosine-type recombinase/integrase, protein MSESFVWTDLSKKKRAKVALRALDERDYPTLCSLVQHHQLHYGRSASQTSPRTFLQYRGALRKFLRFTERMSTRRLLEGDPDLGAAFLGHLHRDLKPGSVNNARSGVRALYRALRWAGATQSDPFADIPPVRDNVPAHLKREAYSNEDVEKLLAVADPMERVMVLMAAQAGLRIHEVVKLQWSDIDLEAREVMVIGKGRKAAKVHLSAALVSALEALPTREGRVLRWRQERTLRDHLKRLCEKGQVRYSKRQFHGLRHHCATRLHDETGDLMLTAAHLRHSSTQTTETYAKGDRRKIAAVVNHWGEAAAS, encoded by the coding sequence GTGAGCGAATCTTTTGTTTGGACGGACCTGTCGAAGAAGAAGCGAGCCAAAGTGGCCCTCCGCGCCCTCGATGAGCGCGACTACCCCACCCTCTGCAGCCTCGTGCAGCATCACCAGCTGCACTACGGCCGCTCAGCCTCGCAGACCAGCCCTCGCACGTTCTTGCAGTACCGTGGCGCCCTGCGCAAATTCCTGCGGTTCACGGAACGCATGAGCACCAGGCGGCTACTTGAAGGTGACCCGGATTTAGGAGCGGCCTTCCTCGGGCATTTGCACCGGGACCTGAAGCCCGGCAGCGTCAACAATGCCCGCTCCGGCGTGCGGGCCCTGTACCGCGCCTTGCGCTGGGCAGGCGCGACGCAGAGCGATCCGTTCGCGGACATTCCACCCGTGCGGGACAACGTGCCGGCTCACCTGAAACGAGAGGCGTACTCGAACGAGGACGTGGAGAAGCTGCTGGCCGTCGCGGATCCGATGGAACGCGTGATGGTGCTGATGGCCGCCCAAGCTGGCCTGCGCATTCACGAGGTGGTGAAGCTGCAGTGGTCGGACATCGACCTGGAGGCGCGCGAGGTGATGGTGATTGGCAAGGGCCGCAAAGCCGCGAAGGTGCACCTCAGCGCGGCGCTGGTGTCAGCCCTGGAGGCGTTGCCGACGCGTGAGGGTCGGGTGTTGCGTTGGCGTCAGGAGCGCACCTTGCGCGATCACCTGAAGCGACTGTGCGAGAAAGGGCAGGTGCGGTATTCGAAGCGGCAGTTTCACGGTCTGAGGCACCACTGCGCGACCAGACTGCATGACGAGACGGGTGATCTGATGCTCACTGCAGCCCATCTCAGGCACAGCAGCACGCAGACGACCGAGACGTACGCGAAGGGCGACCGGCGCAAGATCGCAGCCGTGGTGAACCACTGGGGTGAAGCAGCTGCGAGCTGA
- a CDS encoding discoidin domain-containing protein, which translates to MTYKPLGVMLALAFLASCVTQAQGALIPCVSVTSSGLKREFPPTLAIDGKANTWFSANVAPQSLTCDLGSVQDVDSIDLVLYRGAERNTALKVDLAGSTSGPWVTVVSRRTVTPLRPARDKEGYQTLTWARQSARYIRVTGYGNSENSAVAINELRVYAPLNLIGTSLPDDATGTTTSPVSGEVVVQPSGDLLPPPDQVAYFVDCAGSDSLDGRDPTRAWRTLANVSTLSLNPGEGLYFKRGCSWDGQFAAKWNGTSTSNITIGAYGDTSLGMPKFRMTSGESTINVTGSYQQVRGLSVTVASSHVPPVPSDAVKCKTTPAGWRVGIRVAGSNNTIEGNYLTGLTVGIQTTDGEGKGRFNKILRNTLEKMSIASQNTPDNGDNDSGFFAILLNSDDNEVAWNTTSANFGCSEDYLIEGASIEIFRGSNNWIHHNKALNEATFSELGGSTDNRSDYNKYQYNLFVGADVGAELLVVRGAESGWGANFGTEFHNNTAYYVNVGIACFAGCDSTILSAHGNIIEGRSNPSKSEFYGQGADEGHNVIWRTGGGPSFNNGTTARASTTVLADPKFVGPLKASTTGDYRLQADSPALNRSILQYLTVTIAGVPYSVTVDLANFTLPSSNIDAGAFERQ; encoded by the coding sequence ATGACCTACAAACCCTTGGGAGTAATGCTGGCGCTGGCGTTCCTCGCTTCCTGCGTCACCCAGGCGCAGGGGGCCCTGATTCCCTGCGTGAGTGTCACCAGCAGCGGCCTGAAGCGTGAATTTCCCCCCACGCTCGCCATTGACGGCAAGGCCAACACCTGGTTCTCCGCGAACGTTGCGCCTCAAAGTCTCACGTGCGACCTGGGCAGTGTGCAGGACGTCGACAGTATTGACCTGGTGCTGTACCGCGGAGCGGAACGCAACACCGCCTTGAAAGTCGACCTGGCGGGGAGCACCTCGGGCCCATGGGTGACGGTCGTGAGTCGCCGGACGGTCACGCCCCTCCGACCCGCGCGAGACAAGGAGGGGTACCAGACGCTCACCTGGGCACGGCAAAGCGCCCGCTACATCCGCGTGACCGGGTACGGCAACAGCGAAAACAGCGCGGTGGCAATCAACGAACTGCGCGTGTACGCCCCGCTCAACCTGATCGGCACCAGCCTGCCGGATGATGCGACCGGCACGACCACCTCCCCGGTCAGTGGTGAAGTGGTCGTGCAACCCTCCGGTGACCTGCTGCCGCCACCGGATCAAGTGGCGTACTTCGTGGATTGCGCCGGCAGTGACTCTCTCGATGGACGTGATCCGACGCGGGCCTGGCGGACCCTGGCCAACGTCAGCACGCTCAGCCTGAATCCCGGTGAGGGACTCTACTTCAAGCGGGGTTGCAGCTGGGATGGGCAGTTCGCCGCGAAATGGAATGGCACGTCCACCAGCAACATCACCATCGGTGCGTACGGTGACACGTCGCTGGGAATGCCGAAATTCCGCATGACCAGCGGTGAGAGTACCATCAACGTCACCGGCTCCTACCAGCAGGTGCGTGGTCTGAGCGTCACCGTGGCGTCTTCGCACGTCCCTCCGGTGCCTTCGGACGCGGTGAAATGCAAAACCACACCGGCAGGCTGGCGCGTCGGGATTCGCGTGGCGGGCAGCAACAACACCATCGAAGGAAATTACCTCACGGGTCTGACAGTGGGCATCCAGACCACGGACGGGGAAGGCAAGGGGCGCTTCAACAAAATCCTGCGCAACACCCTGGAGAAGATGAGCATCGCCAGTCAGAACACCCCGGACAACGGCGATAACGATTCCGGCTTCTTCGCGATCCTGCTGAACAGTGATGACAACGAAGTCGCCTGGAACACCACCAGTGCGAACTTCGGATGCAGTGAGGATTACCTCATCGAAGGGGCCAGCATTGAAATCTTCCGGGGGAGCAACAACTGGATTCATCACAACAAAGCGCTGAACGAAGCGACCTTCAGTGAGTTGGGTGGATCGACGGATAACCGTAGTGATTACAACAAGTACCAGTACAACCTGTTCGTCGGTGCGGACGTGGGTGCGGAGTTGCTGGTGGTGCGTGGCGCGGAGAGTGGATGGGGCGCGAACTTCGGTACGGAGTTCCACAACAACACCGCGTATTACGTGAATGTCGGTATCGCGTGCTTTGCCGGTTGTGACTCGACGATCCTCAGCGCGCACGGGAACATCATCGAAGGTCGCTCGAATCCTTCGAAGAGTGAATTCTACGGGCAAGGTGCGGATGAGGGGCATAACGTCATCTGGCGCACGGGGGGCGGGCCGAGCTTCAACAACGGGACGACCGCGCGGGCCAGCACCACCGTGCTGGCTGATCCGAAGTTCGTTGGGCCGCTGAAGGCCAGCACGACCGGTGATTACCGCTTGCAGGCGGACTCTCCGGCCCTCAACCGTTCGATTCTGCAGTACCTGACGGTGACGATTGCTGGTGTGCCGTACAGCGTCACGGTGGATTTGGCGAATTTTACGCTGCCGAGCAGCAATATCGACGCGGGCGCTTTCGAGCGTCAATAA
- a CDS encoding glycoside hydrolase family 108 protein — MTDFERALRFTLRWEGGKVDDPFDRGGRTNCGITQGTFNAWCKAQGRPPRDVWSITPAEVAAIYRQRYWNRVTAGRVWPLNAVCFDIAVNHGPGNLGYMLKQAKAQVPMGTPNMQTEIARELLVARGAFYRAIVRHNPTQLRFMRGWTNRLNDLRRFVALEEIT; from the coding sequence ATGACGGACTTTGAACGCGCCCTCAGATTCACGCTCCGCTGGGAAGGCGGGAAGGTCGACGATCCCTTTGACCGGGGTGGCCGCACGAATTGCGGCATCACCCAGGGCACCTTCAACGCCTGGTGCAAAGCTCAGGGCCGACCACCCCGGGATGTCTGGAGCATCACACCCGCCGAAGTCGCCGCCATCTACCGACAACGGTACTGGAACCGCGTGACGGCCGGGCGGGTGTGGCCCTTGAACGCCGTGTGTTTCGACATCGCCGTGAACCACGGACCAGGAAACCTCGGGTACATGCTCAAGCAAGCCAAAGCGCAAGTGCCGATGGGCACACCGAACATGCAGACCGAAATCGCGCGGGAGTTACTGGTTGCTCGGGGCGCCTTTTACCGCGCGATCGTCCGGCACAACCCGACGCAGCTGCGCTTCATGCGTGGCTGGACGAACCGCCTGAATGACTTGCGCCGTTTCGTGGCGCTCGAGGAGATCACATGA
- a CDS encoding phage holin family protein, whose translation MIKFPAAIEATFTTLGVLIGISTSFLTTHLFGEWTPPLQQLFLLSVIDFGTGWGASAYEGKKNLGPGLSSSRGYRGVVKKVGIFALIAVGHLTDQALGQGPVLRNGVAYWFIAIELLSITENAGRMGLPVPPVLTAVIAVLKGRGGEAPATKEAA comes from the coding sequence ATGATCAAATTTCCCGCCGCCATCGAGGCGACATTCACCACCCTCGGTGTCCTCATCGGTATCAGCACCAGCTTCCTCACCACCCACCTCTTCGGTGAGTGGACACCCCCACTCCAGCAGCTGTTCCTGCTCAGCGTTATCGACTTCGGTACCGGCTGGGGCGCCTCCGCTTACGAAGGCAAGAAGAACCTCGGACCGGGGCTGTCAAGCAGCCGCGGGTACCGGGGCGTCGTGAAGAAAGTCGGCATCTTCGCGCTGATTGCCGTCGGGCACCTGACTGACCAGGCACTCGGGCAGGGCCCGGTGCTGCGCAACGGCGTGGCGTACTGGTTCATCGCCATCGAACTGCTGAGCATCACCGAGAACGCCGGACGAATGGGCCTCCCGGTCCCGCCCGTCCTGACGGCCGTCATCGCCGTCCTCAAAGGTCGGGGCGGCGAGGCGCCCGCCACAAAGGAGGCCGCATGA